A window from Camelus bactrianus isolate YW-2024 breed Bactrian camel chromosome 23, ASM4877302v1, whole genome shotgun sequence encodes these proteins:
- the TAF1A gene encoding TATA box-binding protein-associated factor RNA polymerase I subunit A, whose translation MSDFSEELVRPTTEDEQGETCVLSGTGMCFPWLQKHIETVATGGKREKDFAQTTSACLSFIQEALLKHQWQQAAEYMHSYLQILEDSDSNKRQGAPEIIWRLGSEILYYHPKSSLETFNTFADRMKNIGVMNYLKISLQHALYLLHHGLLEDANRNLSQAETWRYGEKSSSKEVLINLIQAYKGLLQYYTWSKKKMELSQLDEDDYAYNTASQNMLNHSWKTSINLCALIQIPGVWDPFVKSYVEMLEFYGDQDGAREVLTNYAYDEKFPSNPNAHIYLYGFLKRERAPREKLISVLKILYQIVPSHKLMLEFHRLLRKSEKEEHHKLGLEVLFGVLDFAGCTKNITAWKYLAKYLRQTLMGSHLAWVQEEWNSRKNWWPRFHFSYFWAKSDWKDDKTLACEKALVAGILLGKGCRYFRYVKKQDHQVLQKKIKQMKKSVKKYSIVNPGL comes from the exons ATGAGTGATTTCAGTGAAGAATTAGTAAGGCCCACTACAGAAGATGAACAGGGGGAAACGTGTGTGCTCTCTGGTACAGGAATGTGCTTTCCTTGGCTCCAAAAGCATATAGAAACTGTGG CAActggaggaaagagggagaaggatTTTGCTCAGACAACAAGTGCTTGTTTAAGTTTTATCCAAGAAGCTCTGCTGAAGCACCAGTGGCAGCAAGCTGCGGAATACATGCACAGTTACTTGCAGATCTTGGAAGATTCAGATAGCAACAAAAGGCAGGGCGCGCCCGAG ATTATTTGGAGGCTTGGAAGTGAAATTTTGTATTATCACCCCAAAAGCAGTCTGGAGACTTTCAATACCTTTGCAGACCGGATGAAAAATATTGGTGTCATGAATTACTTGAAG ATCTCCTTACAGCATGCATTATACCTTCTGCACCATGGGTTGCTTGAGGACGCGAACAGAAATCTCAGCCAGGCGGAGACGTGGAGATACGGTGAAAAGTCCTCTTCCAAGGAAGTGTTAATCAACCTTATTCAGGCCTATAAAGGGCTTTTGCAGTATTATACTTGGTCTAAAAAGAAGATGGAATTGTCTCAGCTCG ATGAAGATGATTATGCTTATAATACAGCATCCCAGAATATGCTCAACCACAGCTGGAAGACATCTATAAACCTTTGTGCACTGATTCAAATTCCTGGAGTTTGGGACCCTTTTGTGAAGAGTTATGTAGAG ATGCTGGAGTTCTACGGGGATCAAGATGGAGCCCGAGAGGTGCTCACCAATTACGCCTATGATGAGAAGTTCCCATCCAATCCAAATGCTCATATCTACTTGTATGGCTTCCTAAAGAGAGAGAGGGCACCAAGAGAGAAACTGATAAGTGTGCTTAAG ATTTTGTATCAGATTGTACCATCTCATAAACTGATGTTAGAATTCCATAGATTACTGAGAAAATCAG AGAAGGAAGAACACCATAAACTGGGGTTGGAGGTGTTATTTGGAGTCTTGGATTTTGCTGGATGCACTAAAAACATAACTGCTTGGAAGTATTTGGCAAAATATCTCAGACAGACTTTAATGGG GAGTCATCTTGCCTGGGTTCAAGAAGAGTGGAACTCCAGGAAAAACTGGTGGCCAAGGTTTCACTTCAGTTACTTTTGGGCAAAAAGTGATTGGAAGGATGATAAAACTTTGGCTTGTGAGAAAGCTTTGGTAGCTGGGATATTGTTAGGAAAAg gttgTAGATATTTTCGGTATGTTAAAAAACAAGATCACCAAGtcttacagaagaaaattaagcagatgaagaaatcagtgaaaaagtacAGCATTGTCAATCCAGGCCTCTGA